A window from Candidatus Poribacteria bacterium encodes these proteins:
- the dxs gene encoding 1-deoxy-D-xylulose-5-phosphate synthase has product MFLEKINTPADLKNLELDELKALAEEMRAYLLAVLSQHPGHFAPNFGTVELAIALHKVYDTPRDKVIWDIGHQAYPHKLLTGRRDSFPTLRQSGGISGFLSRAESEYDVFGAGHSSTSIAAALGVATARDITNEYYKVVAIIGDGGLTGGMAFEALNAAGDYRNDMTVILNDNNMSISATVGAFSKHFHKLTSSPQYNLLRSGAKGLMNMISEDAKQIARKIEASLKPGTLFEEFGFRYFGPLDGNDLEALIPVLTGIRSLTGPILLHVVTEKGRGYTPAVEDPVGFYSVSGPFNLKTGKTTKPKPETPAYTEVFSRTLIESAKRDARIVGVTAAMPGGTGLDKFGSAFPSRCFDIGLAEQCAVTFAGGLATQGMRPVVAIYSTFLQRSYDQVLHDVCIQNLPVIFAVDRGGLVGADGPTHHGVFDFAYLRSIPNMVVMAPKDENELQSMVKTAVAYQEGPIAFRYPRGTGIGVKMAAEPQVLPIGKSEIVREGEDVLVIAIGNRVYPALEAAQTLADSGISTAVINARFVKPLDTATILPLAERIGKVITIEDGVIMGGFGSAVLEAIAAAGIKDVQIRNLGIPDEFIEHGDVQHLYALCQCDADAVVRTAQVMLQ; this is encoded by the coding sequence ATGTTTTTAGAAAAAATTAACACCCCAGCAGATTTGAAAAATCTTGAACTTGATGAACTGAAAGCACTCGCTGAAGAGATGCGCGCCTATCTATTGGCAGTACTCTCTCAGCATCCAGGACATTTCGCACCGAACTTCGGGACGGTCGAACTGGCAATAGCGTTGCACAAAGTGTATGATACACCGCGCGACAAAGTCATCTGGGACATCGGGCATCAGGCGTATCCGCATAAATTGCTTACCGGAAGACGGGACTCGTTCCCAACGCTGCGTCAAAGTGGTGGCATCAGCGGGTTTCTCAGTAGAGCTGAGAGTGAATATGATGTCTTTGGCGCAGGACACTCCAGCACCTCTATCGCCGCGGCATTAGGTGTTGCTACCGCCAGAGACATCACTAATGAGTATTACAAAGTCGTCGCTATCATCGGAGACGGTGGATTAACAGGTGGGATGGCATTTGAAGCGTTGAACGCCGCTGGCGACTATAGAAACGATATGACCGTCATTCTCAATGACAACAACATGTCCATTTCAGCGACAGTCGGGGCGTTCTCTAAACATTTTCACAAACTCACGAGTTCGCCACAGTACAATCTCCTACGCTCTGGCGCGAAGGGGTTGATGAATATGATTTCAGAGGACGCCAAACAGATAGCAAGGAAGATTGAGGCATCATTGAAACCCGGCACCCTGTTTGAGGAATTCGGGTTCCGCTACTTCGGTCCGCTCGATGGTAACGATTTAGAAGCACTGATACCGGTTTTGACAGGCATCCGCAGTCTCACTGGTCCTATTTTACTGCATGTCGTAACCGAAAAAGGGCGCGGCTATACGCCAGCAGTAGAAGATCCCGTCGGGTTCTATAGTGTCAGTGGTCCCTTCAATCTGAAAACGGGAAAGACGACCAAACCGAAACCCGAAACACCCGCGTATACGGAAGTATTCAGTCGAACGTTGATTGAATCCGCGAAACGCGATGCACGGATCGTCGGTGTGACGGCAGCAATGCCCGGTGGCACAGGACTCGATAAGTTTGGCAGCGCATTTCCGAGTCGATGTTTCGATATCGGCTTAGCAGAGCAGTGCGCCGTTACCTTCGCGGGTGGGCTTGCTACGCAAGGCATGCGCCCCGTTGTCGCCATCTATTCCACTTTCCTTCAGCGAAGTTACGATCAAGTGCTACACGACGTGTGCATCCAAAACCTTCCAGTGATTTTCGCAGTGGACAGGGGCGGACTTGTCGGTGCTGATGGTCCAACACATCACGGCGTTTTCGATTTTGCCTATCTCCGCTCTATTCCAAACATGGTCGTCATGGCTCCTAAAGATGAGAACGAACTGCAGTCTATGGTGAAGACTGCTGTCGCGTATCAAGAGGGTCCCATTGCGTTCCGTTATCCGCGTGGTACGGGTATCGGTGTGAAAATGGCGGCGGAACCGCAGGTGCTACCGATCGGAAAAAGTGAAATCGTTAGAGAGGGTGAGGATGTCCTCGTGATTGCCATCGGCAATCGCGTCTACCCTGCACTTGAAGCGGCGCAAACCTTAGCCGATTCTGGGATCTCAACAGCGGTTATTAACGCACGGTTTGTCAAGCCGCTGGACACTGCGACAATTCTACCGCTTGCAGAACGGATTGGTAAGGTAATTACGATTGAAGATGGCGTGATAATGGGCGGTTTCGGTAGCGCAGTTTTGGAGGCGATCGCTGCGGCGGGTATCAAAGACGTGCAGATCCGAAATCTCGGTATCCCAGATGAATTTATTGAACACGGCGATGTCCAACATCTTTATGCACTCTGTCAATGCGATGCCGATGCGGTCGTCCGCACCGCTCAGGTAATGCTACAATAG